One window of Halopelagius longus genomic DNA carries:
- the cgi121 gene encoding KEOPS complex subunit Cgi121, with the protein MRLLEGVASVADVGEFVATVGDISEETETTVQAFDARYVVSEAHLRRAVELADRSFERGENVARDRAVEILLYAAGRRQIDDALAMGVSPGETPVVVLVEGSEAGEDAAAAAVAERLDFEPAETLGDYDESLVREFFDVGDAELATVDGDLESLVLERVALLVVEK; encoded by the coding sequence ATGAGACTCCTGGAAGGCGTCGCGTCCGTCGCCGACGTGGGCGAGTTCGTGGCGACGGTGGGCGACATCTCGGAGGAGACGGAGACGACCGTACAGGCGTTCGACGCGCGGTACGTCGTGAGCGAAGCCCACCTCCGGCGCGCGGTGGAACTCGCCGACCGGTCGTTCGAGAGAGGCGAGAACGTCGCGCGCGACAGGGCCGTCGAGATACTGCTGTACGCCGCCGGCCGCAGGCAGATAGACGACGCCCTCGCGATGGGCGTCTCGCCGGGGGAGACGCCCGTCGTCGTCCTCGTAGAGGGGTCCGAGGCGGGCGAGGACGCCGCCGCCGCGGCAGTCGCGGAGCGACTCGACTTCGAACCGGCGGAGACGCTCGGCGACTACGACGAATCGCTCGTCAGGGAGTTCTTCGACGTCGGTGACGCGGAGTTAGCCACCGTGGACGGCGATTTGGAGTCGCTCGTCCTCGAACGGGTGGCGCTCCTCGTCGTCGAGAAGTGA
- a CDS encoding ATP-dependent DNA helicase has protein sequence MKTADLAGLPPGVPEHLRDEGIEELYPPQAEAVEAGVTAGESLVASVPTASGKTLVAELAMLSAVERGGKALYIVPLRALASEKKAEFERWEEYGIDVGVSTGNYDSSGEWLASQDIIVATSEKVDSLVRNNAPWVDDLSCVVADEVHLVDDSHRGPTLEVTLGKLRKINPGLQVVALSATVGNPEDIAEWLDAELVESEWRPIDLKMGVHYGNAITFDDGSQREVRVGKGDRQTPALVADILDDDGDGEDDDGGGSSLVFVNSRRNAEASAKRLADVTEKRLTSEERGELAEIAQEIRDVSDTETSDTLANCVAKGAAFHHAGLAADHRSLVEDAFRERLIKVISATPTLAAGVNTPSRRVIVRDWQRYDGDFGGMKPLDVLEVHQMMGRAGRPGLDPYGEAVLLAKNADTRDELFERYIWADAEPVRSKLAAEPALRTHLLATVASGFAHTREGLLEFLDQTLYATQTDEPGRLERVTDNVLDYLEANGFVERDGDGVTATSVGHTVSRLYLDPMSAAEIIDGLRWASDHREEKLRELEGEADGSARENRADAEVDADAGFQRASEMVPEEGTDADGDGGGDAESDDDVEFETDRTYPTALGLFHLVCRTPDMYQLYLKSGDREEYTELCYEREPELLGNTPSEYEDVRFEEWLSALKTARLLEDWADEVDEDRITERYGVGPGDIRGKVETAEWLLGAAEQLAGEIDASATVPVREAKMRVQYGVRDELIDLAGIRGVGRKRARRLFEAGIQTRADLREADKSVVLAALRGRRKTAENVLEAAGRKDPSMDDVREADAEDLPEATFETAKDRREDGDGEADDPEEQASLGDFG, from the coding sequence ATGAAGACAGCGGACCTCGCGGGACTCCCGCCGGGCGTCCCCGAGCATCTCCGCGACGAGGGTATCGAGGAGCTGTACCCGCCGCAGGCCGAGGCCGTCGAGGCCGGCGTGACGGCGGGCGAGAGCCTCGTCGCGAGCGTTCCGACGGCGAGCGGTAAGACGCTCGTCGCCGAGTTAGCGATGCTCTCGGCGGTCGAACGCGGCGGGAAGGCCCTGTACATCGTCCCCCTTCGCGCGCTGGCCTCCGAGAAGAAGGCCGAGTTCGAACGCTGGGAGGAGTACGGCATCGACGTGGGCGTCTCCACGGGAAACTACGACTCCAGCGGCGAGTGGTTGGCCTCGCAGGACATCATCGTCGCCACCTCGGAGAAGGTGGATTCGCTCGTGCGCAACAACGCGCCGTGGGTGGACGACCTCTCCTGCGTCGTCGCCGACGAGGTGCACCTCGTGGACGACAGCCACCGCGGCCCGACGCTCGAAGTCACCCTCGGCAAACTGCGGAAGATAAACCCCGGACTGCAGGTCGTCGCCCTCTCGGCGACGGTGGGCAACCCCGAGGACATCGCCGAGTGGTTGGACGCCGAACTCGTCGAGTCCGAGTGGCGACCCATCGACCTGAAGATGGGCGTCCACTACGGCAACGCCATCACCTTCGACGACGGGAGCCAACGGGAGGTTCGCGTCGGCAAGGGCGACAGGCAGACGCCCGCACTCGTCGCGGACATCTTAGACGACGACGGCGACGGGGAGGACGACGACGGCGGCGGGTCGAGCCTCGTGTTCGTCAACTCCCGGCGCAACGCCGAGGCGTCCGCGAAGCGACTCGCCGACGTGACGGAGAAGCGACTCACGAGCGAAGAGCGCGGCGAACTCGCGGAAATCGCCCAAGAGATTCGCGACGTGTCGGACACCGAGACGAGCGACACACTCGCGAACTGCGTGGCGAAGGGCGCGGCGTTCCACCACGCCGGCCTCGCCGCCGACCACCGCAGTCTCGTCGAGGACGCGTTCCGCGAGAGGCTGATAAAGGTCATCAGCGCGACGCCGACGCTGGCGGCGGGCGTCAACACGCCGAGTCGGCGCGTCATCGTCCGCGACTGGCAGCGCTACGACGGCGACTTCGGCGGCATGAAACCGCTCGACGTACTCGAAGTCCACCAGATGATGGGACGGGCCGGACGCCCCGGACTGGACCCCTACGGCGAGGCGGTCCTCTTGGCGAAGAACGCGGACACGCGCGACGAACTGTTCGAGCGGTACATCTGGGCGGACGCCGAACCCGTCCGGTCGAAACTCGCCGCCGAACCCGCGCTTCGGACTCACCTGCTGGCGACGGTAGCCTCCGGGTTCGCACACACCCGCGAGGGACTGCTGGAGTTCCTCGACCAGACCCTCTACGCGACGCAGACGGACGAACCCGGACGCCTCGAACGGGTGACCGACAACGTCCTCGACTACTTGGAGGCGAACGGCTTCGTCGAACGCGACGGCGACGGCGTCACCGCGACGAGCGTCGGCCACACCGTCTCGCGACTCTACCTCGACCCGATGAGCGCAGCCGAAATCATCGACGGCCTGCGGTGGGCGAGCGACCACCGCGAGGAGAAACTGCGCGAACTCGAAGGCGAGGCGGACGGCTCGGCGCGCGAGAACCGCGCCGACGCGGAGGTGGACGCGGACGCGGGGTTCCAACGCGCCAGCGAGATGGTGCCCGAGGAGGGAACCGACGCGGACGGCGACGGAGGCGGCGACGCCGAGAGCGACGACGACGTCGAGTTCGAGACGGACCGCACGTACCCGACTGCGCTCGGCCTGTTCCACCTCGTCTGCCGCACGCCGGACATGTACCAACTGTACCTGAAGTCGGGCGACAGGGAGGAGTACACCGAACTCTGCTACGAACGCGAACCCGAACTGCTCGGGAACACCCCCTCGGAGTACGAGGACGTGCGCTTCGAGGAGTGGCTCTCGGCTTTGAAGACGGCGCGTCTGCTCGAAGACTGGGCCGACGAGGTGGACGAGGACCGAATCACCGAACGCTACGGCGTCGGGCCGGGCGACATCCGCGGGAAAGTCGAGACGGCGGAGTGGTTGCTCGGCGCGGCCGAGCAACTGGCGGGCGAAATCGACGCCTCCGCCACCGTCCCCGTGCGCGAGGCGAAGATGCGCGTCCAGTACGGCGTCCGCGACGAACTCATCGACCTCGCGGGTATCCGCGGCGTCGGTCGGAAGCGCGCCCGCCGCCTGTTCGAGGCGGGCATCCAGACGCGCGCTGACCTCAGAGAGGCCGACAAGTCCGTCGTCCTCGCGGCCCTCCGCGGGCGGCGGAAGACGGCCGAGAACGTCTTGGAAGCCGCCGGTCGCAAGGACCCCTCGATGGACGACGTTCGGGAGGCCGACGCCGAGGACCTCCCCGAGGCGACGTTCGAGACTGCGAAGGACCGCCGCGAAGACGGCGACGGGGAGGCGGACGACCCCGAAGAGCAGGCCAGCCTGGGTGATTTCGGATGA
- a CDS encoding ferredoxin — MRIEYDRDTCIGMFQCVDEWEAFEKNVDDGKADLAGAEETEDGVFVLEVPEGEEFEAEFAARVCPVDAIELYDDDGEQVV; from the coding sequence ATGCGAATCGAGTACGACCGGGACACGTGCATCGGCATGTTCCAGTGCGTCGACGAGTGGGAGGCGTTCGAGAAGAACGTAGACGACGGGAAGGCCGACCTCGCGGGCGCGGAGGAGACCGAAGACGGCGTGTTCGTCCTCGAAGTTCCCGAGGGCGAGGAGTTCGAGGCGGAGTTCGCCGCCCGAGTCTGCCCGGTCGACGCCATCGAACTGTACGACGACGACGGCGAACAGGTCGTCTGA
- a CDS encoding DEAD/DEAH box helicase codes for MAATDDPAYVDHPLLTPEFIERRLYQIRLAGSAREAHTLVCLPTGLGKTTVSLLVTADRLHDVGGKALFLAPTKPLVQQHADFYREALSIPDDEIVVFTGDVRPDDRAALWEDARIVIATPQVVENDLIGNRVSLRDVTHLTFDECHRASGDYAYVYIAERYHDDAENPLVTGMSASPGGDQEAILEVCENLGITEVEVMTEEDADVDEYTHDTDVEWERIDLPDEILEMRDALNEVIKDRLEMLKSLGVANTTQPDVSQKQLNGMRAELQKLMNADKSEGYKGMSTHAEVMKLRRAVELVETQSVESVRRYFERQRNAARSSGASKASQRLVAEPKVREAMRKAESFDGIHPKFSRARILLAQTLGIEDGERVIVFTESRDTAEALTEFLGESFDTHRFVGQGDADGSEGMTQKEQQETLDEFRNGEFEVLVSTSVAEEGLDVPEVDLVLFFEPVPTAIRSIQRKGRTGRQAKGRVVVLLAEDTRDEAYFWISRRREKEMESELRELKGVAEEVEDELDDAQTGLEAFSAAEGDTTADAAAPPAENGATADDGESADASADDTSENGDAGDESDGQVGLTDFGATDEEIARAEGEADGESEETDDAGDGDEGVVATAGRDDETVEIVVDQRELDSSIAKDLSTRDGIETRLETLAVGDYVLSDRVAVERKSVADFLDTLVGEERSIFEQIGDLSRAYARPILILEGEGLYEERNIHPGAIRGALASLAVDFDVSVLQTRGEDDTAELLDTIASREQTERERSVSVHGGKSAKTLAEQQEYVVSAIADIGPVTAQNLLEEFGTVEAVMTAREDDLLDVPGVGEVTAARIREVVGSAYE; via the coding sequence ATGGCGGCCACCGACGACCCCGCATACGTCGACCACCCCCTCCTGACTCCCGAGTTCATCGAACGCCGACTCTACCAGATTCGGCTCGCGGGTTCCGCGCGCGAGGCGCACACCCTCGTCTGCCTGCCGACGGGTCTCGGTAAGACGACGGTGAGTCTCTTAGTCACCGCCGACAGACTCCACGACGTCGGCGGCAAAGCCCTGTTCCTCGCGCCGACGAAACCGCTGGTGCAACAGCACGCGGACTTCTACCGCGAGGCGCTTTCGATACCCGACGACGAGATAGTCGTCTTCACCGGCGACGTCCGCCCGGACGACAGGGCGGCCCTCTGGGAGGACGCGCGGATAGTCATCGCCACGCCGCAAGTCGTGGAGAACGACCTCATCGGCAACCGCGTCTCCCTGCGCGACGTGACGCATCTCACCTTCGACGAGTGCCACCGCGCCTCGGGCGACTACGCGTACGTCTACATCGCGGAACGCTACCACGACGACGCCGAGAACCCCCTCGTGACGGGGATGAGCGCGTCCCCCGGCGGCGACCAGGAGGCCATCCTCGAAGTGTGCGAGAACCTCGGCATCACCGAAGTCGAGGTGATGACCGAGGAGGACGCCGACGTCGACGAGTACACCCACGACACCGACGTGGAGTGGGAGCGAATCGACCTGCCCGACGAGATTCTGGAGATGCGGGACGCCCTCAACGAGGTCATCAAAGACCGCCTGGAGATGTTGAAGTCCCTCGGCGTCGCCAACACCACCCAACCCGACGTCTCCCAAAAGCAGTTGAACGGGATGCGCGCCGAACTCCAGAAACTGATGAACGCCGACAAATCGGAGGGGTACAAGGGGATGTCCACCCACGCCGAGGTGATGAAACTCCGGCGCGCCGTCGAACTCGTCGAGACGCAGTCCGTCGAGTCCGTCCGCCGGTACTTCGAACGCCAGCGAAACGCCGCGCGGTCCTCGGGCGCGTCGAAGGCGAGTCAGAGACTCGTCGCCGAACCCAAGGTTCGGGAGGCGATGCGGAAGGCCGAATCGTTCGACGGCATCCACCCGAAGTTCTCCCGCGCGCGCATCCTGCTTGCGCAGACGCTCGGCATCGAGGACGGCGAACGCGTCATCGTCTTCACCGAGTCCAGAGACACCGCGGAGGCGTTGACGGAGTTCCTCGGCGAGAGCTTCGACACGCACCGGTTCGTCGGACAGGGCGACGCCGACGGGTCCGAGGGCATGACCCAAAAGGAGCAACAGGAGACGTTAGACGAGTTCAGAAACGGCGAGTTCGAGGTGCTCGTCTCCACCTCCGTCGCCGAGGAGGGTCTCGACGTGCCCGAAGTCGATTTGGTGCTCTTCTTCGAACCCGTCCCGACGGCGATTCGCTCCATCCAGCGGAAGGGTCGGACCGGCAGACAGGCGAAGGGCCGCGTCGTCGTCCTGCTCGCGGAGGACACCCGCGACGAGGCGTACTTCTGGATATCGCGCCGCCGCGAGAAGGAGATGGAGTCCGAGTTGCGTGAGTTGAAGGGCGTCGCCGAGGAGGTGGAGGACGAACTGGACGACGCACAGACCGGGCTCGAAGCGTTCTCCGCCGCGGAGGGCGATACGACGGCGGACGCCGCCGCACCCCCGGCCGAGAACGGCGCGACGGCCGACGACGGCGAGTCGGCGGACGCGTCCGCCGACGACACCTCCGAAAACGGCGACGCAGGGGACGAATCGGACGGCCAAGTCGGGCTGACCGACTTCGGCGCGACGGACGAGGAGATTGCCCGCGCCGAGGGGGAGGCCGACGGCGAGAGCGAAGAGACGGACGACGCGGGAGACGGCGACGAAGGCGTCGTCGCCACCGCCGGACGCGACGACGAGACGGTCGAAATCGTCGTGGACCAGCGAGAACTGGACTCCTCCATCGCCAAGGACCTCTCGACGCGCGACGGCATCGAGACGCGGTTGGAGACGTTGGCCGTCGGCGACTACGTCCTCTCGGACCGCGTCGCCGTCGAGCGGAAGTCCGTCGCCGACTTCCTCGACACCCTCGTCGGCGAGGAGCGGTCGATATTCGAGCAGATAGGCGACCTCTCGCGGGCGTACGCCCGGCCCATCCTCATCCTCGAAGGCGAGGGCCTCTACGAGGAGCGCAACATCCACCCCGGCGCGATTCGCGGCGCACTCGCGTCTCTCGCCGTTGACTTCGACGTGAGCGTCCTTCAGACCAGAGGCGAGGACGACACCGCCGAACTGCTCGACACCATCGCCTCGCGCGAACAGACCGAACGCGAACGCTCAGTCAGCGTCCACGGCGGCAAGAGCGCGAAGACGCTGGCCGAACAGCAGGAGTACGTCGTCTCGGCCATCGCCGACATCGGCCCCGTCACCGCCCAGAATCTCCTCGAAGAGTTCGGCACCGTCGAAGCGGTCATGACCGCCCGCGAGGACGACCTCCTCGACGTGCCGGGCGTCGGCGAGGTGACGGCCGCTCGCATCCGCGAAGTTGTCGGGTCGGCGTACGAGTAA
- a CDS encoding Sjogren's syndrome/scleroderma autoantigen 1 family protein translates to MSDFDKEAERRRLREKYEQDDSRRQETARMSELLLKGATMTNRHCDDCGAPIFRYQEQEFCPNCQGGGSRDAKAADADAANGDAAGDAESTAADASTAANATDAAASNGVRSDRQAEAGGETTPAENGVETGRGSAASPETDETVTSTGTAGHSGASARPSSSRGSPSPSPDSAQSDRTGTVTEAREALLRAVTTHATRGESADDPRRAREHLAAAREAAEALSALDR, encoded by the coding sequence ATGAGCGACTTCGACAAGGAAGCGGAGCGACGGCGACTCCGCGAGAAGTACGAACAGGACGACTCCCGCCGTCAGGAGACGGCGCGGATGAGCGAACTCCTGTTGAAGGGCGCGACGATGACGAACAGACACTGCGACGACTGCGGCGCCCCCATCTTCCGCTATCAGGAGCAGGAGTTCTGTCCGAACTGTCAGGGCGGCGGGTCACGAGACGCGAAGGCCGCCGACGCGGACGCGGCGAACGGCGACGCCGCCGGAGATGCGGAGTCGACCGCCGCGGACGCCTCGACCGCCGCAAACGCCACGGACGCCGCGGCGTCGAACGGCGTCCGAAGCGACCGTCAGGCGGAGGCGGGCGGCGAGACGACGCCGGCCGAGAACGGGGTCGAAACCGGACGGGGGTCGGCCGCGTCGCCGGAAACCGACGAGACGGTCACTTCGACGGGTACCGCCGGGCACTCGGGCGCGTCCGCCCGGCCGTCTTCGTCTCGGGGGTCGCCCTCGCCGTCGCCCGACTCCGCACAGAGCGACCGAACCGGGACCGTCACGGAGGCCAGAGAAGCGCTCCTCCGGGCGGTCACGACGCACGCGACGCGCGGCGAGTCGGCGGACGACCCGCGCCGCGCCCGCGAACATCTCGCCGCCGCGCGAGAGGCCGCCGAGGCACTCTCCGCACTCGACCGGTAA
- the mdh gene encoding malate dehydrogenase, which yields MTKVSVVGAAGTVGAAAGYNIALRDIADELVFVDIPDKEDETVGQAADTNHGVAYDSNTEVYQGGYEDTAGSDVVVITAGIPRSPGQTRIDLAGDNAPIMEDIGSSLAEHNDDFVSITTSNPVDLLNRHLYEAGDRDRHKVIGFGGRLDSARFRYVLSQRFDAPVKNVEGTILGEHGDAQVPVFSKVRVNGRDLSFDDDEKDEILSDLQESAMDVIERKGATQWGPATGVAHMVEAVLHDTGAVLPGSIKLDGEFGYQDTAFGVPVKLGSDGVEEVVEWDLDEYEQGLMDDAAEKLRDQYEKIA from the coding sequence ATGACGAAAGTTAGCGTGGTAGGTGCTGCCGGGACGGTCGGCGCCGCCGCGGGGTACAACATCGCACTCCGGGACATCGCCGACGAACTCGTGTTCGTAGACATCCCGGACAAGGAGGACGAGACGGTCGGTCAGGCGGCCGACACGAACCACGGCGTCGCGTACGACTCGAACACGGAGGTGTATCAGGGCGGCTACGAGGACACCGCCGGGTCGGACGTCGTCGTCATCACCGCGGGCATCCCGCGGTCGCCGGGGCAGACCCGCATCGACCTCGCGGGCGACAACGCCCCCATCATGGAGGACATCGGCTCCTCGCTGGCGGAGCACAACGACGACTTCGTCTCTATCACCACCTCGAACCCGGTGGACCTGTTGAACCGCCACCTGTACGAGGCGGGCGACCGGGACCGACACAAGGTCATCGGCTTCGGCGGCCGACTCGACTCCGCGCGCTTCCGCTACGTCCTCAGCCAGCGTTTCGACGCGCCCGTGAAGAACGTCGAGGGGACCATCCTCGGGGAACACGGCGACGCGCAGGTGCCCGTCTTCTCGAAGGTCCGCGTGAACGGCCGGGACCTCTCCTTCGACGACGACGAGAAAGACGAGATCCTCTCGGACTTACAGGAGTCCGCGATGGACGTCATCGAACGCAAGGGCGCGACCCAGTGGGGTCCCGCCACCGGCGTCGCCCACATGGTCGAAGCGGTCCTCCACGACACCGGCGCGGTCCTGCCCGGATCCATCAAACTCGACGGCGAGTTCGGCTACCAGGACACCGCCTTCGGCGTCCCCGTCAAACTCGGCTCCGACGGCGTCGAGGAAGTCGTCGAGTGGGACCTCGACGAGTACGAACAGGGCCTCATGGACGACGCCGCCGAGAAACTCCGCGACCAGTACGAGAAGATAGCGTAA
- a CDS encoding CBS domain-containing protein has protein sequence MDDIFVARLMSSPVKTVSPDTLVETAAQSMLDAEIGSVVVTDEEGKLLGILTSTDFVRIVAERHPKDETPVSEYMSTDVVVTTAQEPITAAADTMIERGVHHVPVVDDDDDTVIGMITTTDLTAYLSHVEKPTPS, from the coding sequence ATGGACGACATATTCGTCGCGCGACTCATGTCCTCGCCCGTGAAGACAGTCTCCCCCGACACCTTGGTCGAGACGGCCGCACAGTCGATGCTCGACGCGGAAATCGGGTCGGTGGTCGTCACCGACGAGGAGGGGAAACTGCTCGGGATACTCACCTCGACGGACTTCGTCAGAATCGTCGCCGAACGCCACCCGAAGGACGAGACGCCCGTCTCGGAGTACATGAGCACGGACGTCGTCGTGACGACGGCGCAGGAACCCATCACCGCCGCGGCGGACACGATGATAGAACGCGGCGTCCACCACGTGCCCGTCGTGGACGACGACGACGACACCGTCATCGGGATGATAACGACGACGGACCTCACCGCGTACCTCTCGCACGTCGAGAAGCCGACTCCCTCCTGA
- a CDS encoding FxLYD domain-containing protein, whose protein sequence is MRRRALLTSLSAAAVVGLAGCSRSDADEERTPEGTEPTTTTETDATAAAPASVTLADRRLVRSNRDTTDELVSVVGTARNDGESALADLSAVARFLNADGEEVGTADAELNELAPGKRWQFSLVFPGSGEKARSVERYRLRIDAGE, encoded by the coding sequence ATGCGCCGCCGAGCCCTCCTAACTAGCCTCAGTGCCGCCGCCGTCGTCGGACTCGCCGGGTGTTCCAGGTCGGACGCCGACGAGGAGCGAACGCCAGAGGGAACCGAACCGACGACGACCACAGAGACGGACGCGACGGCCGCCGCACCCGCGTCCGTGACGCTCGCGGACCGCCGTCTCGTTCGCTCCAACCGCGATACGACGGACGAACTCGTCAGCGTCGTCGGCACCGCACGGAACGACGGGGAGTCGGCCCTCGCGGACCTCTCCGCCGTCGCTCGGTTCCTGAACGCCGACGGCGAGGAGGTAGGGACCGCAGACGCCGAACTGAACGAACTCGCGCCCGGAAAGCGCTGGCAGTTCTCGCTCGTCTTCCCCGGAAGCGGCGAGAAAGCCCGCTCCGTCGAGCGGTACCGCCTCCGGATAGACGCCGGCGAGTGA
- a CDS encoding COG1470 family protein, whose amino-acid sequence MRKEVLIAALVVLSTLPVAAAHSQSNSLDAPNVDTGAAAQTTDVASSSASGSGSSAADDAEWNYTKLYVDADNGYLDLKPGESETFTVTVGNEEESAVTVNPHLYVPPTTRDKLDESWVEIDGETEIAPGEESEFTVTVSVPDDAEIARYNGMIAFTDERITYPGRPPRPVHAAHVGVEVWKEPTVEIVSDNYVRGQVEAGDSVTSQIVVKNTGDSAVPLSPELKRERGHCAGSGCPLTLDPSWIDIDAPSEIAPGETATVTVTMSPAEDAERGRYDTRIDLGLKDPARADDSSHWQEVDLNYVVWKQPSEPFETTVDVSERADNLTLTLSPQSSYRSNADSDGESASFDVEFVSPDGETIEAERVRVSDGGHVNLGRSRRGATRDGEYAIRDGGSEYVYRLDDPEAGEWNVRITPHNAISFRYEFVREESSESVTAGGAATTNDSTATSESAA is encoded by the coding sequence ATGAGAAAGGAAGTCCTGATCGCGGCACTGGTAGTGTTGAGTACGCTCCCGGTCGCCGCGGCACACAGTCAGTCGAACAGCCTCGACGCTCCGAACGTCGATACCGGCGCGGCGGCGCAGACGACGGACGTCGCTTCGAGTTCCGCGAGCGGTTCCGGATCGTCCGCCGCCGACGACGCGGAGTGGAACTACACGAAACTGTACGTCGATGCCGATAACGGGTACCTCGACCTGAAACCGGGCGAGAGCGAGACGTTCACCGTCACCGTCGGAAACGAGGAGGAGAGTGCGGTGACCGTGAACCCGCACCTGTACGTGCCGCCGACGACCCGAGACAAACTCGACGAATCGTGGGTCGAAATCGACGGCGAGACCGAAATCGCGCCCGGCGAGGAGTCCGAGTTCACGGTCACGGTGTCGGTCCCCGACGACGCCGAAATCGCCCGTTACAACGGAATGATAGCGTTCACCGACGAGCGGATAACCTACCCCGGTAGGCCCCCGCGTCCGGTGCACGCCGCCCACGTGGGCGTCGAAGTGTGGAAGGAACCGACCGTCGAGATAGTCTCCGATAACTACGTCCGCGGGCAGGTCGAAGCCGGCGACAGCGTCACCAGCCAGATAGTCGTGAAGAACACCGGCGACTCGGCGGTGCCGCTGAGTCCCGAACTCAAGCGAGAGCGCGGACACTGCGCCGGAAGCGGTTGTCCCCTCACGCTCGACCCGTCGTGGATAGACATCGACGCGCCGAGCGAAATCGCGCCCGGCGAGACGGCGACCGTGACGGTCACGATGTCGCCCGCCGAGGACGCCGAACGCGGTCGGTACGACACGCGGATCGACCTCGGTCTCAAGGACCCCGCCCGCGCCGACGACAGTAGCCACTGGCAGGAGGTCGACCTGAACTACGTCGTCTGGAAACAGCCCTCCGAACCGTTCGAGACGACCGTCGACGTGAGCGAGCGAGCGGACAACCTCACGCTCACCCTCTCCCCGCAGTCGTCGTACCGTTCGAACGCCGACAGCGACGGGGAGTCCGCGAGCTTCGACGTGGAGTTCGTCAGCCCCGACGGCGAGACGATCGAGGCCGAACGCGTCCGCGTGAGCGACGGCGGCCACGTCAACCTCGGGCGGAGTCGGCGCGGCGCGACGAGAGACGGCGAGTACGCCATCCGCGACGGCGGAAGCGAGTACGTCTACCGCCTCGACGACCCCGAGGCGGGCGAGTGGAACGTCCGGATTACGCCGCACAACGCCATCAGCTTCCGCTACGAGTTCGTCCGCGAGGAGTCGAGCGAATCCGTCACCGCCGGCGGGGCCGCCACGACGAACGACTCCACCGCGACGAGCGAATCGGCCGCTTAA